The Candidatus Polarisedimenticolia bacterium genome window below encodes:
- a CDS encoding STAS domain-containing protein, with product MKANARHHGKVTVVDLSGKITIGEGDIKLRQAVNALLDEGRKNIILNLGGVSYMDSAGIGELVACFKRAREKEAALKLLNPNGKVQDLLILTKLQEIFDIYRDEREALASF from the coding sequence ATGAAGGCGAACGCCAGGCACCATGGGAAGGTCACCGTAGTCGATCTCTCCGGCAAGATCACCATCGGGGAGGGAGACATCAAGCTGCGCCAGGCGGTGAACGCGCTTTTGGACGAGGGGCGCAAGAACATCATCCTCAACCTGGGCGGGGTGTCCTACATGGACAGCGCCGGCATCGGCGAGCTGGTGGCGTGCTTCAAGCGCGCCCGCGAGAAGGAAGCCGCCCTGAAGCTGCTCAACCCGAACGGCAAGGTGCAGGACCTGCTTATCCTGACGAAGCTGCAGGAAATCTTCGACATCTACCGCGACGAGCGCGAGGCGCTGGCGAGCTTCTAG
- a CDS encoding ATP-binding protein, which yields MGRQIKLRLESRIGYVDLVHELAEGLARRAGFSKSSALNIGLAVREAAINAIKHGNGMDVKKPIEVSFEERDDLFRVRVRDRGPGFDWTQTANPLDRENIYRTSGRGIFFMKHFVDRVAFQHRQGKGTEVILEKRFEQAGRAGKGGEAVKSMKRRKG from the coding sequence GTGGGACGACAGATCAAGCTCAGGCTTGAAAGTCGCATCGGCTACGTGGACCTGGTTCACGAGCTGGCCGAGGGGCTGGCCCGCAGGGCCGGCTTCTCGAAGTCGTCGGCGCTGAACATCGGGCTGGCCGTGCGCGAGGCGGCGATCAACGCCATCAAGCACGGCAACGGCATGGATGTGAAGAAGCCGATCGAGGTGAGTTTCGAAGAGCGGGACGATCTGTTCCGGGTGCGCGTGCGGGATCGGGGGCCGGGGTTCGACTGGACCCAGACGGCCAACCCGCTCGATCGGGAGAACATCTACCGCACCAGCGGCCGGGGCATCTTCTTCATGAAGCACTTCGTGGACCGGGTCGCCTTCCAGCACCGCCAGGGGAAGGGGACCGAGGTGATCCTGGAGAAGCGGTTCGAACAGGCCGGCCGGGCCGGCAAGGGCGGCGAAGCCGTAAAGAGCATGAAGAGGAGGAAGGGATGA
- a CDS encoding YifB family Mg chelatase-like AAA ATPase, producing the protein MLARVRSATLSGVEAIPLTVECDISQGLPGIHTVGLPDAAVRESADRVRAAIRNAGFTVPPRRVTISLAPADLRKQGAGLDLPIALGILVASTAVPAGRLADLLVIGELALDGAVRHVPGCLPAALLARASRIDEIVVPRSNREEALAVPGPGVHGVERLLDAIAVLRGEHRAERATAATFQAAPRAGGPDLADVKGQAHARRALEVAAAGGHHLLMVGPPGCGKTMLARRLPGILPPLTLDESVEVTCVYSAAGLLREPGLLRHRPFRAPHHTISGVGLVGGGRGPRAGEITLAHRGVLFLDEMAEFGRGTLDVLRQPLEDGLVVITRVGQATRMPCRFVLVGAMNPCVCGNLGRSDRPCACTPAQVAQYRSRVSGPLLDRFEIQVEVPPVPLKDLARASPGELSADVAGRVTAARRQRERGGEPPPTDAARTILHRAIRGLGLSARAHDAVLRVARTIAHLEGSASIEGPHVAEAIQYRCLDRSPVLAEG; encoded by the coding sequence ATGCTCGCCCGCGTCCGGAGCGCCACTCTCTCAGGCGTCGAAGCGATTCCACTCACCGTCGAATGCGACATCAGCCAGGGCCTGCCCGGCATCCACACGGTCGGACTCCCCGATGCCGCCGTCCGCGAAAGCGCCGACCGGGTGCGCGCCGCCATCCGCAACGCGGGGTTCACGGTCCCGCCGCGCCGCGTGACCATCAGCCTCGCGCCCGCCGACCTGCGCAAGCAGGGAGCGGGGCTCGACCTGCCGATCGCCCTCGGGATCCTGGTCGCGAGCACCGCCGTGCCGGCCGGACGCCTGGCCGATCTCCTGGTGATCGGCGAGCTTGCCCTCGACGGAGCGGTCCGCCACGTGCCGGGATGCCTGCCGGCGGCGCTCCTGGCGCGGGCAAGCCGGATCGACGAGATCGTGGTCCCGCGCTCGAACCGCGAAGAGGCGCTGGCGGTCCCCGGGCCGGGAGTGCACGGCGTCGAGCGCCTCCTGGACGCCATCGCGGTCCTGCGGGGCGAACACCGGGCCGAGCGGGCCACGGCCGCCACGTTTCAGGCGGCGCCGCGCGCGGGGGGACCGGATCTCGCGGACGTCAAAGGCCAGGCGCACGCCCGCCGCGCTCTGGAGGTGGCCGCCGCCGGCGGTCACCATCTTCTGATGGTCGGCCCGCCCGGTTGCGGCAAGACCATGCTGGCGCGGCGCCTCCCCGGAATCCTCCCTCCGCTGACGCTGGACGAATCGGTCGAAGTCACGTGCGTCTACAGCGCCGCCGGCCTCCTGCGCGAGCCCGGCCTCCTGCGGCACCGGCCATTTCGCGCCCCGCACCACACCATCAGCGGCGTCGGGCTGGTGGGGGGCGGTCGCGGGCCGCGCGCCGGCGAGATCACGCTGGCGCACCGCGGAGTGCTGTTCCTGGACGAGATGGCCGAGTTCGGCCGCGGCACCCTCGACGTTTTGCGCCAGCCGCTGGAGGACGGTCTCGTGGTGATCACGCGCGTGGGACAGGCCACCCGCATGCCGTGCCGGTTTGTCCTCGTGGGGGCGATGAACCCCTGCGTCTGCGGAAATCTGGGGCGGTCCGACCGGCCGTGCGCCTGCACGCCCGCCCAGGTCGCCCAGTACCGCTCGCGCGTCTCGGGGCCGCTCCTGGACCGGTTCGAGATCCAGGTGGAGGTCCCGCCGGTGCCGCTCAAGGACCTGGCGCGGGCCTCTCCCGGAGAGCTGTCGGCAGACGTCGCGGGGCGCGTCACCGCGGCGAGGCGGCAGCGCGAGCGTGGCGGCGAGCCGCCCCCGACCGACGCCGCCCGGACCATCCTGCACCGGGCGATCCGCGGCCTCGGCCTCTCGGCCCGCGCCCACGATGCCGTCCTGCGCGTGGCGCGCACGATCGCGCACCTCGAGGGGAGCGCGTCGATCGAAGGACCGCACGTGGCCGAGGCGATCCAGTATCGTTGCCTCGACCGATCTCCGGTCCTCGCGGAGGGATGA
- a CDS encoding CRTAC1 family protein — MGSSRRLRMVRYAVLCAAAPLLAAATAKQVTFTEATTQAGFDNVVHVHGGTGRKFYIETVPPGVCWLDFDRDGWQDTYFVQSGPLPGTPRPPGTPHSRLFRNTGNGSFLDVTDKAGVANASGYGNGCTAGDYDNDGDPDLYVTNFGASVLYRNNGDGTFADVTERAGVRNGLYAASAAWADYDNDGRLDLFVANYVDFTMDDQKFCGNLPQNRRSYCHPDAYGGIPDVLYHNEGNGTFKEVARASGLWDPDGKGLGVVWLDYDADGDQDLYVVNDATINTLYRNDGNGRFTDVTLLAGVCCSEDGKPESGMGVDAGDLDGDGWQDLFVTNLSNETNEYYRNLGGKGPFATDTYPAGLGEVSLLMTGWGTDLFDYDNDGDLDIVVTNGHPMDDIAMDSDIITYAQRPFLFENDGKAKFTDVGRDRGAYFGTLDTGRGLATADYDNDGDLDILITQSHGKVTLLRNDGGSAAGHWIALRLEGVRSNKDAVGARVTVVAGGRTQVHEVRSASSYLSQNDMRLHVGLGGATRVESIEIRWPAKVKRVERVGPVAADQFLVIREGSGIVSKSAPGAASR, encoded by the coding sequence ATGGGATCGTCGCGCAGGCTCCGGATGGTCCGCTACGCCGTCCTGTGCGCCGCGGCGCCGCTTCTCGCCGCCGCGACCGCGAAACAGGTGACCTTCACCGAGGCCACGACCCAGGCCGGGTTCGACAACGTCGTCCACGTCCACGGCGGGACCGGGCGGAAGTTCTACATCGAGACGGTCCCACCGGGCGTCTGCTGGCTCGACTTCGATCGCGACGGATGGCAGGACACCTACTTCGTGCAGAGCGGTCCGCTTCCGGGCACGCCGCGGCCGCCCGGGACGCCGCACTCGCGGCTGTTCCGGAACACGGGGAACGGGTCGTTTCTCGACGTGACGGACAAGGCGGGGGTGGCCAATGCCTCGGGGTACGGCAACGGCTGCACGGCCGGCGACTACGACAACGACGGCGACCCGGACCTGTACGTGACCAACTTCGGGGCGTCGGTCCTGTACCGCAACAACGGCGACGGCACGTTCGCCGACGTCACCGAACGGGCCGGGGTGAGGAACGGGCTCTATGCCGCGAGCGCCGCCTGGGCCGACTACGACAACGACGGGCGCCTCGACCTGTTCGTCGCCAACTACGTCGACTTCACCATGGACGACCAGAAGTTCTGCGGCAACCTCCCCCAGAACCGGCGCTCCTACTGCCATCCCGACGCCTATGGCGGCATCCCGGACGTCCTCTATCACAACGAGGGGAACGGCACGTTCAAGGAGGTGGCGCGGGCTTCGGGCCTCTGGGACCCCGACGGCAAGGGTCTCGGAGTCGTGTGGCTCGACTACGACGCGGACGGCGACCAGGACCTCTACGTGGTCAACGACGCGACGATCAACACCCTCTACCGCAACGACGGAAACGGCCGGTTCACGGACGTGACCCTGCTGGCGGGGGTCTGCTGCAGCGAGGACGGCAAGCCCGAGTCCGGGATGGGGGTCGACGCCGGGGACCTCGACGGAGACGGCTGGCAGGACCTGTTCGTGACCAACCTGAGCAACGAGACCAACGAATACTACCGGAACCTGGGCGGCAAGGGGCCGTTCGCCACCGACACCTACCCGGCCGGGCTCGGAGAGGTCAGTCTCCTCATGACCGGCTGGGGGACCGACCTGTTCGACTACGACAACGACGGCGACCTGGACATCGTCGTGACCAACGGCCATCCCATGGACGACATCGCGATGGACAGCGACATCATCACGTACGCCCAGCGGCCGTTCCTGTTCGAGAACGACGGCAAGGCGAAGTTCACCGACGTCGGCAGGGATCGGGGCGCCTACTTCGGCACCCTCGACACGGGGCGCGGCCTGGCCACCGCCGACTACGACAACGACGGGGACCTGGACATCCTCATCACCCAGAGTCATGGGAAGGTCACGCTCCTGCGCAACGACGGCGGGAGCGCCGCCGGCCACTGGATCGCGCTGCGGCTCGAGGGGGTGCGCTCGAACAAGGACGCCGTCGGGGCGCGGGTCACCGTCGTCGCCGGGGGCCGGACCCAGGTGCACGAGGTGCGCAGCGCCAGCTCGTACCTGTCGCAGAACGACATGCGCCTGCACGTCGGCCTCGGCGGGGCGACGCGGGTCGAGTCCATCGAAATCCGCTGGCCCGCGAAGGTCAAGCGCGTCGAGAGGGTCGGGCCGGTCGCAGCCGACCAGTTCCTGGTGATCCGCGAGGGGAGCGGCATCGTGTCGAAATCCGCACCGGGCGCCGCGAGCCGCTGA
- a CDS encoding tetratricopeptide repeat protein, whose translation MTADSCTRGRRAALGIVLAATCACGGDERQAVPGSASPAGPPPVESLQTTLQHADTSFGDGDYGEARKAYEQVLLISPGHPRATVNLATCYLKARGVKKAQDLLLGYLAGHPDDPAALMVLARARVRQGELGPAAEVLRQVLKTHPDFVMAHYNLGFVAYRSRLYEEAEAHLKRAVELKPDLPDGHYTLGLTYMALRRYPEAIASLERAVAIDPRHVGARFNLANACARVGRLKEAEKQQAIYAEISGRSKAQQEKETQIKTSSVKAIQFLLDKKYPEALAEYQKLAESYPDYAPLRSEIGQLQIRLGRRDEAFASLRKAVELDPKLSDPHYLLAGLYRERGEAQAADRELELFAALETIPEGKSGY comes from the coding sequence ATGACTGCCGACTCCTGCACGCGCGGCCGCCGGGCGGCTCTCGGGATTGTCCTGGCGGCGACCTGCGCCTGCGGTGGAGACGAGCGCCAGGCGGTCCCCGGGTCCGCCTCGCCGGCGGGGCCCCCCCCGGTCGAGTCGCTGCAGACGACCCTGCAGCACGCCGACACCTCGTTCGGCGACGGGGACTATGGCGAGGCGCGCAAGGCCTACGAGCAGGTCCTCCTGATCTCCCCCGGTCACCCGCGGGCCACCGTCAATCTCGCCACCTGCTACCTGAAGGCCCGGGGGGTGAAGAAGGCGCAGGATCTGTTGCTCGGCTACCTGGCCGGCCACCCGGACGATCCGGCCGCGCTCATGGTCCTCGCCCGGGCCCGCGTGCGTCAGGGGGAGCTGGGACCGGCGGCCGAGGTCCTGCGCCAGGTCCTGAAGACCCACCCCGATTTCGTCATGGCCCACTACAACCTCGGGTTCGTCGCCTACCGCAGCCGCCTCTACGAGGAAGCCGAGGCGCACCTGAAGCGGGCCGTCGAGCTGAAGCCGGACCTTCCGGACGGGCACTACACGCTCGGGTTGACGTACATGGCGCTGCGAAGATATCCGGAGGCGATCGCCTCCCTGGAGCGGGCGGTCGCCATCGACCCGAGGCACGTGGGGGCGCGCTTCAACCTGGCGAACGCCTGCGCGCGCGTCGGCAGGTTGAAGGAGGCGGAGAAGCAGCAGGCGATCTACGCCGAGATCAGCGGCCGGAGCAAGGCCCAGCAGGAGAAGGAAACCCAGATCAAGACGAGCAGCGTCAAGGCCATCCAGTTCCTGCTCGACAAGAAGTATCCCGAGGCCCTGGCCGAGTACCAGAAGCTGGCGGAGAGCTATCCCGACTACGCGCCTCTCCGGAGCGAGATCGGGCAGCTGCAGATCCGCCTCGGCAGGCGGGACGAGGCGTTCGCGTCGCTCCGCAAGGCGGTCGAGCTGGATCCGAAGCTGAGCGATCCCCACTACCTGCTCGCCGGGCTGTACCGGGAGCGGGGGGAGGCGCAGGCGGCCGACCGGGAGCTCGAGCTCTTCGCGGCGCTCGAAACCATTCCCGAAGGGAAGTCAGGATACTGA